The genomic window ATAGTAGtaagtgtaatttattttaagtatcgCAATTGgtcacttaattttttttttgtttttatgatttcAATATTCACTGTCTgcattcaattttgaaaagGCTTTGCGCTCGCAATATATTTGGATTGTTTTCttagttataaatatgtatggatGTACATATTCCCGCCTTTGCGCGCGGTATGAGAATAAGAGAAAATTGtggaacaaatatttgtatattacatacatacaaattgttttACATCTAGACGCTTCTACCAAACAGCTTTTCACCTACTTGCTAAGCAAGTAAGTGTAAAGCTAGTGAAAATATGTGAATCACCATAGCAAGAAGCGAGTTCTTTCATatcgttttgtttgtaaataatattcataaaccGAAAATAATTACATCCTTCAAGAATATacacttactagcttctgccagcggtttcacccgcatccagtgggaactacttcccgtaccgggataaaaagtagcctatagccttcctcgataaatgggctatctaacactgaaatatctaatacggaccagtagttcctgagattagcgcgttcaaacaaacaaacaaactcttcagctttataatattagtatagatgttacgatgatacctatataaaaatgacTGATTATGAACaactttaaaaaacaatttgacCTCTTATTTAGCGATTAAAGTAAAAACTTATCCGTTAGATTCACTGCGGATATCACAGTCACTACATCACTACCTTACCTAGCCAGTTTCTGTTTTCATAAAGGTGTTTATACATTTACGTGATACGTTTCACGCAGACTATGCCGGAATGCCAATGATATTTCATTAGACGCAAGATGTCTCACGATCTTGTAGGAATATGAATATTGTCTTATTGTTGTTACCTTTGTCGAAATAGGAAATATGTAAACTCTAAGAGTACACTGCAAAGTTTTAGTCggttgatagtttgtttgggctcctAAATTAGTATGATAAGACCGACCATTATGTCACTTATTTTAACCagattaagatcaaaaatgtaaaattggtgtacttAATTATCTAGCACATAACAAAggcaggtatttagccggtatcagagcgACTCAAACAATGATGgtaatcaaaattttctttaaaaaaaagtttgccgACTgttggccaactgtttagtcttcagtgagTGGGTAGTCCAAAGAAAATAGACAAAGTTAACTCTACCATTCTAATAAGGAAAGAACCTGTAACTAAATAACAGCTGCACGTTCtgattgatcataaggttaagcaatgcttggcatGGTCGGTTCGAAGACGAGTTCCCTCgggtttcggatggcacgttttTGCAAGTCCCAGCggccatttgaacatctttggcagttgaaatgatttctcaaaggCCAGACCCGGAAACACCTGTTAAGGTAGCCCGAGgttaactgggtcgaggaggtcagattggcagtcacTTTGTGTGATAAACTTAATACTCGGCTACAtccagactggaagccgatccagAATGATTGGGGAAAGACTAGACAGAAAATGATGGCAAAGAGAAGAAAAATTAAGGCctttacaacaaaattaatagaCAATACGATATCAATGGAAACTCACTGACATAACAGAAGCCAAGGAAATGAACTAAACATTAATTTGAAAGTCATTAATAAACCCCTTTGATTCGTCCTTTTATAAATAACTCAGCTAAGGGGAACTGattaaattctataaataactaCAAATATATGGAATGATTTGCCTACGTGCCCACACAACTTTCCTTTTACGATAACAATACttggattttataaatatgagaaaagaAACCGAGAGATACATAAACATAAGCTTAGATAATGCAAGTAGCTGTTCCAATAGACCATTCTATTTCCCATAGCCTCGACACATTATAAACATAATCGACATacagtttgtttgagctcataaatcagtatggatgGGGATACATAGATCAGTTATTTGGCGGACAACGGACTGACTTAATTATTAACAGATTTCAGCCAACCATCGAATGAGCTCtatccaccttattataaaacgtccCAGCGTACGTTGGCCCAAAAAAAttaccagcttttgtaccacctttaaaccactgcaccgtcccgaacaaaatcagtggactaaagctattactaaatcgggtacttcttaaaaccacattttataataaggggGTATGTGCCGACAGTTCATTCTGCAGTTTGTGGGGACGATTTGGGgcttttattatagttttaaaatattacaaaaggaCCTAGTAAAAACAGAAAcagcttcaaaaataaaaacaaaattatcttcCACAGAGTACAACAACCTCTCAACCTCAAAAACACGATTCATTTCACGTAAGACTGAGCCAACGTATTTTCAGCAAAATTACAACAGTCGACGAGTCACGTGCAAGCCTTAACTAAGCACTTACCTTCCAATCCGCTTATTCAGATCTTCTGAGAGGCAGACTTTCAGGTACACAGTTCTGAAATGCTGACGTCGACCAAAACTGGTTAACGATTATGTTAGGAAAGTTTAgttataagtacctaactttGGGGTGTAAACTTTAAGAGTAATGTGCGATATGCAAAAgttaaatcaaatgtttttgcTATAAAATGCTTAGTAAGATAAAGGTGCATTAGGTGCCTATCAACGTTAGGTATACTTATACATACACATCATATTACCTACCTGTACTATATGGAATCAAACCTTACACGAACTATTTTAGAGATAAGCTATCAATATACCTACTGCTCACCCAATTAGAcaactaaaaatagaaataaaaatttacgAAGCCACAAAATTTCTTGGAAACCCGTCCATCAAAACAGTTCAAAGCGAATTTTCTCAAAAATCTTGCGTCCGTACAATTTCGTCATTCTTTTTGAAGTTCTAATATCCTGACACCGGAGATCTTGGCCCACTCAAAAGGGTTcattttgtatataatttataaaagcaaaaagaCATCTAGACGACagaaacgaaaaaataaaatgcacgttgatgaattatttttaaagacaaaaTAGTTTAACTTGTCTGTTGGAATACCTACTCGTCGTCATATCGAGTCAGCTGTAGATTTCATAACCTTACAAgctctagtgtcagagttttctcaaatccgcttGACGGTCTCTGACGTGAAATTTTAGCAACGCCAACCTGGTATCAGCTGGTGTAGTTAAACACTTCCAATTTCCAGACTCAGTGCTGCTTTGTAAAGTTTCAAAGCTAttcaggaatcgaacccgggaccccTGTCCCCTCTACAGCAGTCGCTCTTGCTACCACTAGACTAGCGCGGTGAATAAATCTGAATCCTTcgtataatacctacctatgtacctaaACTCTTTCCTTGCActtgcttaagtaaaatagaaaatagtaggtacattcCCTGTCACTTCCGTCAGTTTGAAACTTCGCAGTGCTTctcaaaacattattatttatctacgaAACTGTAGGCAAACAATTTCGTAATTAGTAAAGTCAGCCCCTTTTGACAGAGAGTGGCAATTAGTCACATATACGTATTTCAGTCAGGAGTTTTTAATCTAAAGCTTTAGAATAGACGGCCTACAGTCAACCCGatggttggcatttttttttaagattgtcTTGATTGCAACCAAataataccggctaaatacgTCAGgtatttgtaatgtgcgtactatcattcatcttcaaacacacttatgagctcaaacaaactatcagcctACGTATGCAcataaagtttgcagtgtgtacaATTTTGTCAGTATGAGTGAGATTTCCCAAAAACTGAATTCAATTCTAGTAATTTTATGTCGattgaaaaaaattgaatagtttttcagtctacttatttgattttaacTTACGAACAGTGAAACACTATAACAGCTAACTAAACACATTTTAAACGACATACGTACATTCGTAACGAAAAAGGTCCCTAGACACGCGATTGGAGCCGCATTATAGTAgtagtttattgtatttgttaCCTCAAAATCAAAGTTTCTACATTGAGATAATTTAAATGCCAAACCCAaactaaagaaataattttaaattctttcttttGAAAAACCTTCGAAATGAGATATCTAACAAATATTTAACATCAAAAAGGATCATTTTCAGCTGTTTGGGCTACAGTACAAAGTTTTTCAGATGTTTCGTTTTAATCGAGACTTCAATTGATGAATTCGTCAcgttttaatcaatattttttatttcgatttgAACTATGTATTGTGAAACTTTAGATAGACGTCTGTTCTtttcatttagattttaatatagGATGataacatgattttttttaatagagaattgatatttttgtgttcccAAAATAACCAAACCAGGTAGATACTCTTAGAAACAGTAAAGTAGGTAATGATGACTAATCTAAATGCAAGCAGCGTAGCCACGAAGGCTATAAAGTTAAAACGATCCGCATTTTGTATAACTGTCCCACGGAATTATCTCTTTCGTCGTTAGTAACTTAATGGCTGTCATTATAACTTTAATACTCTTTCTCTTGCGTATTCAAACTCTGGATTATTGAAGTGGATAATTATTCTATCCTACCTAGATCATCGTCAGCCTtttttaccgtcccactgctgggcacaggcctcctcccatacagagaaggattgagcgttaatcaccacgcttgctgaatgtgggttggtgatttcacaCTTCATAATCCATGTTTTCGtcagatgttttctttcaactttaattaattagtcaTTATAGTGTCAAAGATAGACTAACGAAATACGTATAACTTAGTaaagttgcattggtgcttATCTGACCCGGAATCGGACCCGCACTCTCAGACTGGAGAGGCTGGTGCTTTAACCACTGGGCCATCATAActtcataacattatatactaAAAGTACTCTGTGGAAAACTATTACTTAGGACTTAGAGTAAGAACGTGTGAAGAAGTCAGAATAACtttgttaatgttaatattttataacaatttataattttatttaattaaaggtttatttacgtatatttatattttgtttgccTAAACTTTTAACTGCGCAGACTGTAGACTATTCAAGTAGGTCTTACTTATGTTTGGCCAACAAATTTATACTGATTCTATTTCCAGCAAGACCAATAGCAAAAATGTCTTCGCAAACATCTTCAAAGcaagcttttaattaaattggctTATTAATCAAAACTTCATCATCGAGATATTTGCTCAAAAGGAATTTGTTTACTCAATAATTGTCGCAggcatttttaaaaactgtcgcTAGCAATAACGAAATACCGTTTTGAAGATTCCCATAGCAGTGAAATGTGAAATGAATTCTTCGCCCTTTTTTCAACTTTATGCCTCAGAAGTTAAGGtcgaaattttgttttttaaatgtcttATAATGAAAAGTTTCAGCGAATGTTTTACATctgaagattttttgaaatgttGCTTCTTAGTCTCGGAGGGAAGTTGAAATATTTTCCtgtatttgtattatattttgtattgtttcattttttcatgtattttataaatgtttttgatgtACGCTTTTAGTATTGGAGCTAAACGTATAAAGGTGGATGACTAGCATTGACGACTACCGATCGACCGGCCGGTCGAGCGCTGGTTTCGCGGCGGTACAAGGTGTCTAGTAATCATTGCTTTACCATTAGATGATAAAACTTCCCAGTAACTTTCATCAACAGAACCTTTCGTAAAAGCTTTTGTAATAATAGTTAATTCGTAAGCTGAAAAGCATAGCTATGATTCATCAAGCGCCCGCCGCAAATGCAGTTCACGTAgaagttaatttatataattataatagttaattacatcatcatcatcatctacagTCGATTGTATTTGcccataaaaataatgattcaatgcATGATACGATTCattcaaaactaaaacaatGAAGAAAATAGACGAGCTCTCATTCTGACTTGCCCTACATCGCACATTTAGTTACCGACAGCGATCTGAACACACgcataatatttctataattaaaaatgaatctaCTTAGTACAAACGTGATAATGATAAGTCTCCTCACTTCTGTTCACCTGGACACCCTAAAAGAAATGTTGGATAAATCTGAACTAGAAATGTACATCACAGAAGCAGTGGCGACAGTTAACCACAGGTACAAGCTGCATTACCACATCACGCCACCAGTCGGCTGGATGAACGGCCCCAACGGATTCCTGTTTTACAAAGAAGAATATCACCTGTTCTACCAATATTACCCCTACGACACCCAGTGGGGTCCTATGCATTGGGGTCACGTGGCGAGCACCAATCTAATCGACTGGAGACCGCTTCCCACTGCGCTACGGCCCGCAGACGAACAATGTTTCTCGGGCAGTGCCATCGATAACCAAGGCATCATGGTCCTCATGTACACAGCGCATCAATCGACGAAAAATCCACCTTTCTACAATGAATCACAATATCTGGCGTTCAGTGTTGACGGCGTAGACTTCCACAAGTACAAAGGCAATCCTATCGCCATAAAGCCTCCACCAGGCACTCAAGACTTCAGAGATCCCAAAGTGTGGCGGCACGGTATGCACTGGTACGTGGTCCTCGGCAGCAAGACTAGAGACCAAAGGGGCGCGGCGATACTCTACAGGTCTACAGATATGATTCATTGGCAATTCCAAAGCGTCTTGGCTGAGTCCAGCGGAGCCTTGGGCAATATGTGGGAGTGGCCCGACTTCTTCGAAATCAACGGAAAATTTATCCTCATGATTTCCCCGCGAGGCATAATCCCATCCGGAGACAGATTCAAAAATACTTGTCAGACAGGGTACATTGTTGGCACGTTTAGTTACGCCACATGTCAATTCAAACAAGAAGTCGGCTTCCAAGAATTAGATTACGGCCACGATTTTTACGCCACGCATACAGCTGAGAGAAATGGCAAAAGATATCTGATTGCATGGTTTGGGATGTGGGAGTCTGTCCATCCTGAAGATGCCGACGGTTGGGTCGGCGCCATGACGCTAGTACGCGAACTGGATTTAGTTGGCAGTCGCATCTTAATGAAGCCTGTTGAAGCGATAACTAGCCTCAGAGAAGAAACTATTTTAGAAGGTGAATTTCATCACAATGCTTCCATAGAATTTGAGAAGACTGGAGAGATTATTGTGAACTTGGATTTGactgaaaatattgaattggAAATTACGGGTACTCTCGGTGGCGATAGACTATCGGTGCGCTGGAGTCTGGATGAGGGTAAAATGGTGGTGGATAGAATGGGGGAAATCAGACAGGTGGGGTGGGAACCGCTCGATACTGTCATTTGGAGAATCTTCTTGGATACCAGCTCTTTCGAACTGTTTTGCGGTGAAGGTGAAGTAGTGTTTAGTTCCAGGGTTTACCCTCTTGGTGAATGGCGAGTATCTAACAGGGGTCCTCAGTCTCTCCATGTGGTAGCTTACACTCTAAAAAAAAAGCGCAAGGCAAATTAAGTGACgaacttgttttttttgtgaagaCGATGAACCAACGACATGCCTAATTTGTTGTGttagtaatatttttagttatgtattaattttgatttcgTTGTAGAATATGTTTAGAATTGAAGCACAttgtaatacaatattttgttcataGATTTGTTACCTGAGTcctatctataaaacttatatcTAGTTCTAGTACCtgggtacaaaaaataaattcatattctAACAGCGGTTGGAAAATGTAGCGATTTATCACAAAACTTTCACAAatcctataaataataataaatcactaTCGTATTGTGTCCCACATGACAACTTGCAACGggatattttacatttttatgcgCCGCGGGCGAAACGCGAATCGTTCATCTTGTTCAAATACATTCTGCGATAAAATGTCGCTTTGATTTAAAATAGCTGTCTGTTACATTTGTGTGAATAGTAAAACtttattagtattttgttttcccGTAGATAGATAATCCATGGTCGACTCCAGACCAGGCACTTTTTTTGCGTATTTGTTTTTACCGTctttgtaaaggctccgaaacttttCTGTGGTTGGTcctggttttaaataaaacatttatgtaaCACCAGTCGTGTACATAGAGTAATATGACATCTATCAGTATGACACAGGTTATTCTTATGTTTTCTAAATAGCACAGACAACggataaacaataatttatccGGGAGCGGGCAGCTCTCTCGGGCCGCGagagaaaccgcgggaaaccagctagttgttaatattagtaaatattgaaatattctaACTGTAAATAGTACTAGGATAACTAATACTAAAGCTTTTGCAATTCAAAACCAAACCCTCATCGTTTGGAACTAATGATGATTAACCACAAACAAATCACGCTGCTAAGCTAATTAATGATGCAACCGGATTCCAATCTGTATGCACCAGATATATTTGTTTACCTAATTGTTACAACTACTATTTAATTGTATGTTATAGCAGATTCCTGTGGTTTCAACCTCCACGGACATTGTATAGGTACCGCCTACACACTTTAAAATACCGATATCATACCATGCATGCGAACAAAACGTCATCAGCTTGTTTTATCTTGCCACCACGCTTtgtcaatgcgggttggtgatttcagactttacagtccaggtttcctcgagatgttggCCTTCGcgtttaatcagtcattggtgtctaagatataataCTTCTTAGTATAATAAAAGCTTATTAGGATATATGATGGGGATATACGAGtataaaagcactggtactcagctgcatccggttagactggaagccaaccccaacatagttgggaaaaaggctccgaagatgatgatgatacgagtatacatttttatatcttCCGTTTATGTATCCAGATTTGTCAAATTTTGAAGCCCAGAATGGAGAATGGACAGAAAGAAAAGTAATTTCAGCACAAACCAAAAAAACgacaaagtcaaaggttttttttttaaatatgcctATGAacaatgaaaaactttttttttaatcctagGCAGACGATGTCGGTAGATAATTAACAAAAAGATATTTTCATACTGAGATTATCACTTCGCCCATATAGGTCGTACAATAAACATCAAGATataaaaatcaagttttttatttgatttgattttgtaatCAAGAATCTCCCGGTCCCACAGTAGGTACTgtatattaggtaggtagtatagtaggtactatgattaaatattaaaattaccttTGTCGTCTTATCTTGACTGATAGATACACTACCGTGTGTGTCGCGTAATCTTGTAAGTGAATGACATAAGATATGTGTCACGTATCATCGCGAGAAGATTAACAGGTGTATCTGTAGGTATTCTTAAAAATTGATATCGATAAGGATAACAGAATCAGAAAATATCTCCCTGTCAATGCAGAGAAATCTTCTTCACATACATAAGCCTGCGCGCACACTGAACAAATAGCTAATCGTTGTGTACTTCCATTATTCtttatactaatttatgagcaaaaatcaactattggctgactagatcttTGCAGTATGCGCGCGTTCTtgtacttactaatatttaaatcCGAATGTTAGTCTACCTTATCTGTCTGCCTGTCACAGTTCCAATATGAAAATATCGCTAATTGCcagtttttaaatacaaatttcAAACTTTGTTTGTACATGCTaagctcagaaactactggtgCTGAGCTGCATCCGTTTGAACGGAAGccgacaaagaaaataaaaatagttatgaacaatataaacatttattttaatttaaataaatacatcaacAACCAACATATgagaattttcaatatttatcacaatttaattttatgtactaTCGACCTCAAAATGATGTCACCTAAATAGGAATATTTATGACTTATTCAGGAACACTTCTTCTTAATTTATAAGCTACAACATCTAAAGTTTGAGGACTAAGGTTGGTAACTTTCCATCCTCCATCAGGGTATACTCGGGAACTGAATACTACCTCGCCCTCTCCACAGAATAGCTCCAGAGAAGACGCATCCAAAAATATCCTCCACTGTTCGGAGCCCAGAGGAAGCCACTCCACCTGCCTGATGTCTCCTTCTCTATCCACTACGACCTTACGAACCTCAGGATCCCATCGAAGAGATACTTGACCGCCACCGTCGCTTCCTTTAATTTCTAACTCAATTTTCTGGCTCAAATCACCATTGACAAGAAGTTCTCCCGTTTTATCAAACTGGATTGCTACGTTTTCAGCTAGCTTCCCTTCGAAAACCGTATCTTCTCTCAAACTGGTCATTGTTTCTACAGGCTTCATTaaaaggcggtttccaactaaCTTGAGTTCTCTGAAGATCGTCATGGCTCCTGCCCAGCCATCGACGTCTTCTGGATAGGGGACCTCCCACATTCCAAACCATGCGATCAGGTACCTCTTGCCATCATGCTCCGTAGTTTGGGTGGCGTA from Helicoverpa armigera isolate CAAS_96S chromosome 2, ASM3070526v1, whole genome shotgun sequence includes these protein-coding regions:
- the LOC110379068 gene encoding sucrose-6-phosphate hydrolase gives rise to the protein MLDKSELEMYITEAVATVNHRYKLHYHITPPVGWMNGPNGFLFYKEEYHLFYQYYPYDTQWGPMHWGHVASTNLIDWRPLPTALRPADEQCFSGSAIDNQGIMVLMYTAHQSTKNPPFYNESQYLAFSVDGVDFHKYKGNPIAIKPPPGTQDFRDPKVWRHGMHWYVVLGSKTRDQRGAAILYRSTDMIHWQFQSVLAESSGALGNMWEWPDFFEINGKFILMISPRGIIPSGDRFKNTCQTGYIVGTFSYATCQFKQEVGFQELDYGHDFYATHTAERNGKRYLIAWFGMWESVHPEDADGWVGAMTLVRELDLVGSRILMKPVEAITSLREETILEGEFHHNASIEFEKTGEIIVNLDLTENIELEITGTLGGDRLSVRWSLDEGKMVVDRMGEIRQVGWEPLDTVIWRIFLDTSSFELFCGEGEVVFSSRVYPLGEWRVSNRGPQSLHVVAYTLKKKRKAN